The genomic window AGGAGAACGCTCACCTGTGGATCGCCCACGACTACCGCGACTGGGCGGAGTTCGGCGACCCGCTCACTCCGCTGCGCTGACCGCGACGGCACCCGCTCACCACCGCACGCAGCAACTGATTCTTGCGTGCGGTGCTCGCCTTTTCTTTCCCATACCCAACACATAAGGAGTTCCCCCACATGACTGTCGCCCCCTCCGCAATCACCGAGGAACAGGTCAGCGAGAAGCTGATCAACCTCTTCGATCTCCGCGGCACCCACGCCCTGATCACCGGCGGTGCCAGCGGCATCGGTTTTCACATCGCTCAGACCTTAGGCCAGGCCGGAGCCCAGGTCACGCTACTGGACCGCAACGCAGAGCAGCTTCAGTCGGCGGCCAGTTCCCTTGCCGAGACACGTATCGACGCTTACGCCGCAGAGGTCGACATCACCGACTACGACGCCTTCGATACGGCCGTGGCAGAGATTGCCGCCACCCGCCCTTTTCAAGTCATCTTCGCCAACGCAGGCATCTCCGCGGGCCCCGGCCCCGTGAACGACACCGGCACCATTACCTCTTTTGACCGGCAGCGCTGGCAGGACGTCATTGACGTCAACCTCACCGGCGCCGTCAACTCCATGTCTGTGGCAGCCAGGTATATGACTCCCGAAGGTCGCGGCCGGATCATCGTGACGGCCTCGCTGGCCGGGGTCCGCGCTGATCCTCTGGTCGGATATGCCTACGCGGCCTCCAAGACGGCCGTGATCGG from Corynebacterium maris DSM 45190 includes these protein-coding regions:
- a CDS encoding SDR family NAD(P)-dependent oxidoreductase, translated to MTVAPSAITEEQVSEKLINLFDLRGTHALITGGASGIGFHIAQTLGQAGAQVTLLDRNAEQLQSAASSLAETRIDAYAAEVDITDYDAFDTAVAEIAATRPFQVIFANAGISAGPGPVNDTGTITSFDRQRWQDVIDVNLTGAVNSMSVAARYMTPEGRGRIIVTASLAGVRADPLVGYAYAASKTAVIGLVRNAALELAPQGITVNAFAPGLFETNIRKNNPAAQALTSSFAKMSALGRPGDLKELEGLAVYLASPSSSYMTGTVLNIDGGGQHVGPIALGD